The following coding sequences are from one Dehalococcoidia bacterium window:
- the rbbA gene encoding ribosome-associated ATPase/putative transporter RbbA, whose translation MINERNFAADLAPPVAKLHEVSLRYGKTLALDSVSLDVPAGRMAGLIGPDGAGKSSLLSLMAGARAVQQGTVHALDGDMAGARHRKNVCPHIAYMPQGLGKNLYPTLSVEENLQFFGRLFGHNAAGRRRRIDELTRNTGLFPFLPRPAGKLSGGMKQKLGLCCALIHDPDLLILDEPTTGVDPLARAQFWDLISHIRIERSGMSVIVATAYMDEAQRFDWLAAMDAGRVLATGTPAELLERTGAESLDAAFIALLPEEKRRGHREVTIPPLADGGNAEIAIEAKNLTMRFGDFVAVDHVNFSIHKGEIFGFIGSNGCGKSTTMKMLTGLLPASEGSASLFGRQVNAKDIDTRRRVGYMSQTFSLYSELSVRQNLVLHARLFQVPEADIPVRVDEMAEHFGLGEALHAMPDNLPLGIRQRLSLAVAMVHKPQLLILDEPTSGVDPIARDSLWQLMIDLARNDQVTIFISTHFMNEAGRCDRISLMHAGRVLATGKPTELVSKSGAATLEETFIGYLQEAGASEATPPAVNEAKPALPAAGRTAMPTRRFSFNLNRAWSYSLREMLELKRDPVRATMALLGTVILMFVVGYGINLDVENLTYAVLDHDQTMLSQNYALNLSGSRYFVERPPITDYDDLDRRMRAGEIALAVEIPPAFARDVARGTAVQVGAWVDGAMPQRAETVQGYVQGIHQGWLLDMAKPRLSQSAASGPATIETRFRYNPDVKSLPAMVPAVIPMLLLMIPAMLTALSVVREKEMGSIINLYVTPVTRSEFLLGKQFPYVVLALFNFGLMTLLAVTVFAVPVKGSFLTLAAGALLFVIFSTGVGLFASAFTRSQIAAMVVAIIGTMIPAIQFAGMLNPVSSLEGMGAFIGRIYPATYFLNISRGVFNKALGFSSLHASLWPLLLAVPVILGLSIILLKKQEV comes from the coding sequence ATGATTAATGAACGCAATTTCGCGGCCGACCTTGCGCCGCCTGTGGCGAAGCTGCACGAAGTCAGTCTGCGCTACGGCAAGACCCTGGCGCTGGATTCCGTGAGTCTCGATGTTCCGGCCGGGCGCATGGCCGGCCTGATCGGCCCGGACGGCGCGGGCAAGTCCAGCCTGCTGTCGCTAATGGCCGGCGCCCGTGCGGTGCAACAGGGCACTGTGCATGCACTGGACGGCGACATGGCCGGCGCGCGCCATCGCAAGAATGTCTGCCCCCATATCGCCTATATGCCGCAAGGCTTGGGCAAGAATCTCTATCCGACTTTGTCGGTGGAGGAGAACCTGCAGTTCTTCGGGCGGCTGTTCGGCCACAACGCCGCCGGACGCCGCCGCCGTATCGACGAGTTGACCCGCAACACCGGCCTGTTCCCGTTCCTGCCGCGTCCGGCAGGCAAGCTCTCCGGCGGCATGAAGCAGAAGCTGGGCCTGTGCTGTGCGCTGATTCACGACCCGGACCTGCTGATCCTCGATGAGCCGACCACCGGCGTCGATCCCTTGGCGCGCGCTCAGTTCTGGGACCTCATCTCGCACATCCGCATTGAGCGCTCCGGCATGAGCGTGATCGTGGCCACTGCTTACATGGACGAAGCGCAGCGCTTTGACTGGCTGGCGGCGATGGATGCCGGCCGGGTGCTGGCCACCGGCACGCCGGCCGAACTGCTCGAACGCACCGGCGCCGAGTCGCTGGATGCAGCCTTCATCGCCCTGCTGCCGGAGGAAAAACGGCGCGGACACCGGGAAGTGACGATTCCACCGCTTGCCGATGGAGGCAACGCTGAAATTGCCATTGAGGCCAAAAACCTTACCATGCGCTTTGGCGATTTTGTCGCCGTTGACCACGTCAATTTTAGCATTCACAAGGGCGAGATTTTCGGATTCATCGGCTCCAACGGCTGCGGCAAGTCTACTACCATGAAGATGCTGACGGGCCTGCTGCCGGCCAGCGAGGGAAGTGCTTCGCTGTTCGGGCGGCAGGTCAATGCAAAAGATATCGATACGCGCCGGCGTGTGGGCTACATGTCGCAGACGTTTTCACTGTATTCGGAACTGTCGGTGCGCCAGAACCTGGTGCTGCATGCGCGCCTGTTCCAGGTGCCGGAAGCGGACATCCCGGTACGGGTAGACGAAATGGCCGAACATTTCGGCTTGGGCGAAGCGCTCCATGCCATGCCCGACAACCTGCCGCTGGGCATTCGCCAGCGCCTGTCGCTGGCCGTCGCGATGGTGCACAAACCGCAACTGTTGATCCTGGACGAACCGACCTCTGGGGTGGATCCCATCGCCCGCGACAGCCTCTGGCAGTTGATGATTGATCTGGCGCGCAATGATCAGGTCACAATCTTCATCTCCACCCACTTCATGAACGAGGCCGGACGCTGCGACCGCATCTCTCTCATGCACGCGGGCCGCGTGCTGGCTACCGGCAAGCCTACCGAACTGGTGAGCAAGAGTGGCGCTGCCACGCTGGAGGAGACCTTCATCGGCTACTTGCAGGAGGCCGGCGCAAGCGAGGCGACGCCCCCGGCGGTGAATGAAGCTAAGCCTGCCCTGCCTGCAGCGGGGCGAACCGCTATGCCTACGCGCAGATTCTCCTTCAACCTGAACCGCGCCTGGAGCTACAGCCTGCGCGAGATGCTGGAACTCAAGCGCGACCCGGTGCGCGCCACCATGGCGCTCTTGGGAACAGTCATCCTGATGTTCGTCGTCGGCTATGGCATCAACCTGGATGTGGAAAACCTGACCTATGCCGTGCTCGATCACGACCAGACCATGCTGAGCCAGAACTACGCGCTGAACCTGTCCGGTTCGCGGTACTTCGTTGAGCGCCCGCCGATTACCGATTACGATGATCTCGACCGGCGCATGCGCGCGGGCGAAATCGCGCTGGCTGTCGAGATCCCCCCCGCTTTCGCGCGGGACGTGGCGCGCGGCACTGCCGTGCAGGTCGGCGCCTGGGTGGACGGCGCCATGCCGCAGCGCGCCGAGACGGTGCAAGGCTATGTACAGGGCATCCACCAGGGTTGGTTGCTGGATATGGCAAAACCCCGCCTCAGCCAGTCCGCCGCATCAGGTCCGGCAACGATCGAGACACGCTTTCGCTACAACCCCGACGTTAAGAGCCTGCCGGCGATGGTGCCGGCGGTCATTCCGATGTTGTTGCTGATGATCCCGGCGATGCTGACCGCACTCTCTGTTGTGCGAGAGAAGGAAATGGGCTCGATTATCAATCTCTACGTTACCCCGGTAACCCGCAGCGAGTTTCTGCTCGGCAAGCAGTTCCCTTATGTCGTGCTCGCGCTGTTCAACTTCGGCCTGATGACGCTACTGGCCGTCACGGTTTTCGCCGTGCCGGTCAAGGGCAGCTTCCTGACGCTGGCGGCGGGGGCGCTGCTGTTTGTCATATTTTCGACCGGCGTCGGCCTGTTTGCTTCCGCCTTCACGCGCAGTCAGATCGCGGCGATGGTTGTGGCAATAATCGGCACCATGATCCCGGCCATCCAGTTTGCCGGTATGTTGAACCCGGTTTCTTCGCTCGAAGGCATGGGCGCGTTCATCGGCCGCATTTATCCGGCCACATACTTCCTGAACATCAGCCGCGGCGTGTTCAACAAGGCGCTGGGCTTCTCCAGCCTGCACGCCTCATTATGGCCGCTGCTGCTGGCGGTGCCGGTGATTTTGGGCCT
- a CDS encoding HlyD family efflux transporter periplasmic adaptor subunit, which translates to MTKQQKKWLIIAVVILILGGLGVAAWQIFGKDDKNKGLVSGNGRIEAVEIDVAAKTPGRLKDILVREGDLVAAAQVVALMDTEVLEAQRRQAEAQLKQAQSAVETARSQLVQRGSEKEAALALVRQREAELGVARKRALRSLTLAAEAATSQQEADDDSARVQSAVAAVNAARAQLAAAAATIVTAQAGIAGAQSGVEAARATVERIQADITDSALKAPREGRVQYRVAQPGEVVGAGGRVLNMVDLSDVYMTFFLPTAVVGRVALGTEVRLILDAAPKYVIPAKVSFVADVAQFTPKTVETASERQKLMFRVRAQIPPDLLRKYITQVKTGLPGMAYIRLDSKAEWPAHLQVKPQ; encoded by the coding sequence ATAACAAAACAACAGAAGAAATGGTTGATCATAGCCGTAGTGATACTGATTCTTGGCGGCCTGGGTGTCGCCGCCTGGCAAATATTTGGCAAGGATGACAAAAACAAAGGCCTTGTCAGTGGCAATGGCCGCATTGAGGCAGTCGAGATTGACGTTGCTGCCAAAACACCCGGCCGGTTGAAGGATATTCTGGTGCGTGAAGGGGACTTAGTCGCCGCCGCACAGGTAGTAGCGTTGATGGATACCGAAGTACTTGAAGCCCAGCGCCGGCAGGCCGAAGCGCAGTTGAAACAGGCGCAGAGCGCCGTTGAAACGGCGCGGAGTCAATTGGTCCAGCGCGGAAGCGAAAAAGAGGCGGCGCTGGCGCTGGTCCGGCAGCGCGAGGCCGAACTGGGCGTGGCCCGGAAGCGCGCGCTTCGCTCCTTAACCCTCGCTGCCGAAGCGGCGACTTCGCAACAGGAGGCTGATGATGACAGTGCGAGGGTCCAGAGTGCCGTTGCCGCCGTCAACGCGGCCCGCGCCCAACTTGCCGCCGCCGCCGCGACCATCGTAACGGCGCAAGCCGGGATTGCCGGCGCGCAGTCGGGCGTCGAAGCCGCGCGGGCAACCGTCGAACGCATCCAGGCCGATATAACAGACAGCGCCCTCAAGGCTCCCCGTGAAGGGCGGGTGCAGTACCGCGTCGCTCAGCCCGGCGAAGTGGTCGGCGCCGGCGGCCGGGTGCTGAATATGGTTGACCTGAGCGATGTTTATATGACTTTTTTCCTGCCAACGGCTGTGGTGGGGCGGGTCGCGCTCGGTACCGAGGTGCGGCTGATACTCGACGCCGCTCCCAAGTATGTCATTCCGGCAAAGGTGTCGTTTGTTGCCGATGTGGCCCAGTTTACCCCGAAAACCGTGGAGACGGCGAGCGAACGGCAGAAGTTGATGTTCCGTGTCCGGGCGCAGATTCCCCCGGATCTGCTTAGAAAGTATATCACCCAGGTCAAGACCGGACTGCCCGGCATGGCCTATATCCGGCTGGACTCCAAAGCAGAATGGCCGGCCCATTTGCAGGTTAAACCACAATGA